CTCCTTGCAATGCTTTTTACGGTTTCGTCGGCGTGTGGCTTTTCCGCACTGGGACTGCGCGGTAAGCAGAAGTGGTCCCGCCCGGGCAACTCAGGGGTGGCCTGGTGTGCCTGGGGGGAGGCTGGCCGCGCCGCGCACGAGACGGCGTCCGGGGAGGCCCCACCGGGAGCCGACGCGAGGAAGCTACCAATGCATGCGGCCGCATACAATAGTCGCGATAGCTACCACCTTGCATGCACTAGTGCTATCGTTCGCACGCCACCGAGGCGTCATGCGCGGTCACTGACCGGACACCTGCCGGACGTGCGGCAGCGATCTCCCTGAAACGGGCTTCCGGCACCCGATCGCCAGCAAGAGGGCAAGGAGGACCTGCATGTCAGCTGTCTCCAACCGACGGGGCACGCTCTGCCTGACCGTCGACAATCTCGGCATGGCACTCGCTGTCGGCCGACGTCGTGCGGCTCGCCCGGACGCGGACGAGCCCGGACTCCGCCGCGGCGTGCCGGCCTTCCTCGAGCTGTTCGCGGAGCTACGTCTGCGGGCGACCTTCTTCGTCGAGGGGTGGAACGCGTTGCATCACCCCGATGTGATCGAGCGGATCGCCTCGGCGGGACATGAGATCGGACTGCATGGTTGGGTGCACGAACGCTGGGCGGATGACCTTGACGACCGAGCCCGTGAACAGTTGCTGTGGGACGGCACGGCAGCGCTGCGACGTGCGGGTTTCACTCCAGTGGCGTTCCGCGCACCCGGCGGTTACCGCGGCGGCCGCACGCTCGAAGTGCTGAGCGAGCTCGGGTACCGGATCGACAGCAGCATCGACGCCGGCACCGGCGCGCCGGGCACCACTCCGGAGATCATGCTGCTGCCGGGCGGACTCGTGGGCGTCCCGTGGACCTGGGACATGATCGACTTCTGGCAGTACGAGATGCGGCCCGACGGCGCCCAGCAGCCCGGTCGAGTGGCCGAAGACTGGATGGGGCTGCTTGAGGCTGCCGCGGAACGCGGCGGGTTGGTCACGCTGATCGTCCATCCGTTCGTGACCGGGGTCGACGCAGAGCGCATGGCGGCGCTCCGTCGCGTACTGGAGCACGCCATCGAGCACCCTCGCATCGACGTTCTGAGCGCGGAGCAGGTGGCAGCACGCATCTGAGACGGCCGTCGGCAACACGGTGGACGGACGCCGAACGGCGAAACGTCTTCATTGAGGAGAGCGAAACATGGAAGAAGGAAACCCGGGCATCACCACTGGGGCTCTCCAGCCGGTGATTCTCCGCGTGTACAGCGACGCCGCAGGTGAGAGCCATTTCGAGGACATCCGGATGCCGGGGGGTCACCGGCGTTCCGATGTGTCGACGTCTGTCGCCTGGTGGTCGGAGAGGATGCCGGTGCGCCATGTGATCTGGCGGCGAGTGGAGGAGGAGGCTCCGCCCACGACACCGCACAACGCGCCGCGGCGCCAACTGATCGTGCCGCTCTCCGGCGGAGTCGAGTTGGAAGTCAGCACGGGAGAGCGGCGCACCGTACTGCCCGGACAGATCATTCTCGTGGAGGACACCACGGGGAAGGGGCACGTCACGCGTGCCCTCGATGACTCGACACGCGTCACGCTGATGCTTGAGCTCGGTGACGAGGAACTCTT
This genomic stretch from Streptomyces deccanensis harbors:
- a CDS encoding polysaccharide deacetylase family protein; translated protein: MSAVSNRRGTLCLTVDNLGMALAVGRRRAARPDADEPGLRRGVPAFLELFAELRLRATFFVEGWNALHHPDVIERIASAGHEIGLHGWVHERWADDLDDRAREQLLWDGTAALRRAGFTPVAFRAPGGYRGGRTLEVLSELGYRIDSSIDAGTGAPGTTPEIMLLPGGLVGVPWTWDMIDFWQYEMRPDGAQQPGRVAEDWMGLLEAAAERGGLVTLIVHPFVTGVDAERMAALRRVLEHAIEHPRIDVLSAEQVAARI